A single genomic interval of Mucilaginibacter boryungensis harbors:
- a CDS encoding glycoside hydrolase family 95 protein, whose protein sequence is MKLNILSQKSQSNAVKYIGLLALFLGLQTSTIHAQSDLKLWYKQPAIKWTDALPIGNGRLGGMIFGGVQEDRIQFNENTFWTGGPREYQRNGAYKYLPQIRQLLAEGKQKEAESLAMKEFMGTKSHEFTYAAGSIVWVKKMRGAKAISAYKLNSTKLKNINLPTEQGWEVTPGFEGLDGAVWFTKTFDVPASWKGKNLTLSLGRVRDVDFTYVNNKQVGTTGGTTYRKYIIPAKDLHAGKNTISIQVLNFNDKGGLTSNAKELKVYPEGDQNAAITLSGEWKYFIQDAKPPAFPKYNADYQPFGDVYLQFPKADISNYIRDLDISNATAHVTYKANGVTYTREYFSSAPDQVMAIHLTADKPGSISLKALLKALHTDRHTRKIDNNTLALYVRPRDGVLQGVSYLKVKNIGGKVVATDNNITISHANEVTLYLTAATNYKNYHDVSGNPEAICKRQQAAIATKSYAAIRDTHIADYQKYFNTFSLDLGRTASADLPTDERILQFRNTPDPSFVTLYTQYGRYLFISSSRPGNGPSNLQGIWNDLLTPPWGSKYTTNINLQMNYWPAEPLNLSALSEPFFSIVDDLAKTGKATAKEHYNAPGWVLHHNTDLWRGTAPVNASNHGIWQTGGAWLCHQLWEHYLFTQDINFLRNRAYPEMKGAAEFFVHNLVKDPKTGYLISSPSNSPEHGGLVAGPTMDHQIIRDLFKNCEAAAKALEVDNKFADTLKTMYKQIAPNKIGRAGQLQEWLEDKDDTTDTHRHVSHMWGVYPGNEINMQTPEMLKAATKSMQFRGDDGTGWSIAWKVNIWARMHQGDHAWLMFTKLLSPADVVTGKEKGGVYHNLFDAHPPFQIDGNFGGAAGISEMLVQSQGEGIELLPALPTALPNGNVKGLCARGGFVLNFSWENGVLKEVQVLSKTGAKCRLIYKDKTVNISTQIGKSYTFNGDLKKL, encoded by the coding sequence ATGAAATTGAACATTTTATCGCAAAAAAGTCAATCGAACGCTGTTAAATACATCGGACTTCTGGCTTTGTTCTTAGGACTTCAGACTTCCACAATCCACGCTCAATCCGACCTAAAACTCTGGTACAAACAACCTGCAATAAAATGGACAGACGCTTTGCCGATTGGCAACGGCCGCCTTGGTGGGATGATCTTTGGCGGCGTACAGGAAGACCGTATCCAGTTTAATGAGAATACCTTTTGGACAGGCGGCCCACGCGAATACCAGCGTAACGGTGCTTACAAATACCTGCCGCAAATTCGCCAGCTATTAGCCGAAGGCAAACAAAAAGAAGCCGAAAGCCTGGCCATGAAAGAATTTATGGGCACCAAAAGTCACGAGTTTACTTATGCTGCGGGTTCGATAGTATGGGTGAAAAAAATGCGTGGCGCAAAAGCAATTAGTGCTTATAAATTAAACAGTACTAAACTAAAAAATATCAATCTGCCAACAGAACAAGGTTGGGAAGTAACCCCGGGGTTTGAAGGGCTGGATGGTGCGGTTTGGTTCACTAAAACATTTGACGTACCGGCAAGCTGGAAAGGTAAGAACCTAACATTAAGCCTGGGTCGGGTGCGCGATGTTGATTTTACTTATGTAAATAATAAACAGGTAGGTACTACCGGCGGCACCACCTATCGTAAATATATTATCCCCGCGAAAGATTTACATGCTGGAAAGAATACCATTTCAATACAAGTTCTCAACTTTAATGATAAAGGCGGCCTGACCAGTAACGCTAAGGAACTAAAGGTTTATCCCGAAGGCGACCAAAATGCAGCCATAACTCTTAGTGGCGAATGGAAATATTTTATCCAGGATGCCAAACCGCCCGCATTCCCTAAATACAATGCTGATTACCAGCCTTTCGGCGATGTGTACCTGCAGTTTCCCAAGGCCGACATCAGCAATTATATACGCGATCTGGATATTAGTAACGCTACCGCGCATGTGACTTATAAAGCTAACGGCGTTACTTACACCCGCGAGTATTTCAGCAGCGCGCCCGACCAGGTGATGGCTATCCATCTGACTGCCGATAAACCCGGCAGCATCAGCCTGAAAGCTTTATTAAAAGCGCTGCATACCGACAGGCATACCCGGAAAATTGACAATAATACCCTGGCTTTATATGTTAGACCGCGCGATGGCGTGTTGCAGGGTGTAAGCTATCTGAAAGTGAAGAATATTGGTGGCAAAGTGGTTGCAACAGATAATAATATTACCATCAGCCACGCTAACGAGGTGACGCTGTACTTAACTGCTGCTACCAATTACAAAAATTATCATGATGTTTCAGGCAATCCGGAAGCTATCTGTAAAAGGCAGCAAGCTGCTATCGCGACAAAAAGTTATGCCGCTATTCGCGATACCCATATTGCCGATTATCAAAAGTATTTCAACACGTTTAGTCTCGATCTGGGCAGAACTGCCAGCGCCGATTTGCCTACTGATGAGCGTATTTTGCAATTCCGTAATACACCCGATCCATCGTTTGTGACGTTGTATACCCAATATGGGCGCTACCTGTTCATTTCCTCATCGCGCCCGGGTAATGGCCCTTCAAATTTGCAGGGAATATGGAACGATCTGCTGACACCGCCATGGGGCAGCAAGTACACTACCAATATTAACCTGCAAATGAATTACTGGCCTGCCGAACCGCTGAACTTATCCGCGCTAAGCGAACCATTTTTCAGCATTGTTGATGACCTGGCAAAAACAGGCAAAGCTACTGCCAAAGAACACTACAATGCCCCGGGCTGGGTACTGCACCACAACACCGACCTGTGGCGTGGTACGGCCCCGGTAAATGCCAGTAACCACGGCATCTGGCAAACTGGTGGTGCCTGGCTATGCCACCAGTTGTGGGAGCACTATTTGTTTACCCAGGATATCAATTTTCTGCGTAACCGGGCTTACCCCGAAATGAAAGGAGCGGCTGAATTTTTTGTACACAATTTGGTGAAAGACCCCAAAACAGGTTACCTCATTAGCAGCCCATCCAACTCGCCCGAGCATGGCGGCTTGGTGGCCGGCCCGACTATGGATCACCAGATCATCCGCGACTTGTTTAAGAATTGCGAAGCGGCGGCTAAAGCCTTAGAGGTTGACAATAAATTTGCCGATACGCTGAAAACCATGTACAAGCAGATAGCGCCGAACAAGATCGGTCGCGCAGGGCAATTGCAGGAATGGTTGGAAGATAAGGACGATACGACAGATACCCACCGCCACGTATCACACATGTGGGGCGTTTACCCGGGTAATGAGATTAATATGCAAACGCCGGAAATGCTGAAGGCTGCCACTAAAAGCATGCAGTTTCGTGGCGATGACGGTACCGGCTGGAGTATAGCCTGGAAAGTAAACATTTGGGCGCGCATGCACCAGGGCGATCACGCCTGGCTGATGTTCACTAAACTGCTATCACCCGCCGACGTAGTAACCGGCAAGGAAAAAGGCGGTGTGTACCACAATTTGTTCGATGCCCATCCACCGTTCCAGATAGACGGTAATTTTGGCGGCGCTGCCGGTATTTCTGAAATGCTGGTCCAAAGTCAGGGCGAGGGGATTGAATTACTACCGGCACTGCCAACAGCCCTGCCAAACGGTAACGTAAAAGGGCTATGCGCCCGCGGCGGCTTTGTATTGAACTTTAGCTGGGAAAACGGCGTTTTAAAAGAGGTGCAGGTACTTTCTAAAACCGGCGCCAAATGCCGCCTGATTTATAAAGACAAGACGGTTAATATCTCTACCCAGATTGGTAAGAGCTATACCTTTAATGGAGATTTGAAGAAACTGTAG